In Tissierellales bacterium, the DNA window TCAAAGTCTTTAACCGCTCTTATATTTCTCATATATTTGATTATAGCTTTTTTATCAAGCATCTGACTCGGCAATAGTTTATAGACTAGAGTTTTATAAAGCTCATTCTCTACATATAGTTTCGGATTATCTATGCTTGGTATCTTATAGTATCCACCTTCTACGTATTCTATTTCAAAGTCCATTTCACTCGCCATTTTAAGAGTATTTTCTAATTCATCCTCTGATAAATTACACCCCTGAAATTCTAATATCTTAAAAAGTGCTTTTCTATTAATTATTCCATATACATTAAGTAGTGATTCTACTTTTCCTACTGTCTCTACATCTATTTCAGCATTATTTGATTCATCATTACTATTGACTGTACTACTATCAGCTCTATTCGGTTTCGATTTAACAATTTCAGCCTCAGTAGCTTCCTTTCGTTCTCGAGCTCTGCAGCTATCAAAATCGTATTCGAATCCATATGCCCCTAATATGAAGTCTTCTTTCGAATTCAAATCTATGGATTCTTCACAAACCTTTATATCTACTTTTTTACGAACATCTATATCGTCATCGTGATCAAACCAAATATCTTTGATTAGATACTCAACACTATCATCAGACAAATCGTTTCTAAGATAAACGTAAGTCCACGCGTCTTTATCTTTTTTTAGTTCTAATTTCAAAAGTCTATAGTCGTTTTTGTTCTCTTCCCCATTTAATTTTTGATCTTTAGATTTGCAAGCTTTTAGATGTCTAAGAATTCCCCTCTTCGAAAAATCTTGCCCGCAAATATTACATACTCCTCTTCCTGTTTCCATGTTTCCTCCCACTGCCCTAATCGTGCTATTTTATTATT includes these proteins:
- a CDS encoding SEC-C metal-binding domain-containing protein, producing the protein METGRGVCNICGQDFSKRGILRHLKACKSKDQKLNGEENKNDYRLLKLELKKDKDAWTYVYLRNDLSDDSVEYLIKDIWFDHDDDIDVRKKVDIKVCEESIDLNSKEDFILGAYGFEYDFDSCRARERKEATEAEIVKSKPNRADSSTVNSNDESNNAEIDVETVGKVESLLNVYGIINRKALFKILEFQGCNLSEDELENTLKMASEMDFEIEYVEGGYYKIPSIDNPKLYVENELYKTLVYKLLPSQMLDKKAIIKYMRNIRAVKDFENYLERRYELSDEHIGELIEKIIKNIRTSVYDFDLMFEESFGDLKIEREFERKMLKEKYMEMAVNIPLWILKGHSIAESDMVFGTKLNKYTKKENSEVYSCTTKKKIGRNEPCPCGSGKKFKKCCGK